GCCGTTCATGCCGCTCATAATAATGTTGATTTCATTATCATCAATCCGGCTGCATTTACCCATACCAGTGTTGCACTGCGTGATGCTCTGTTAGGTGTGGCCATTCCGTTTATCGAAGTACATTTGTCCAATGTTCATGCTCGTGAACCTTTTCGCCATCACTCTTATCTATCCGATAAGGCGATAGGCGTTATATGTGGGCTCGGTGCTCAAGGTTACCAATTTGCTTTGACGGCAGCGATAGAACAACTGACGTCAAAATCGTAAAGAACTAATTTCGCTTCACTCTGTCATAGAGTAAAGGCGTCCAACAGATAAAGAGAACGAAAAGATGGATATACGTAAAATAAAGAAACTTATCGAACTAGTAGAAGAATCTGGTATTTGCGAACTTGAGATCTCAGAAGGTGAAGAATCAGTACGCATCAGCCGTAACAGCCCAGCACAATTTGCGCCTATGCAATATGCCGCGCCGGCTACCGCACTTGCACCTGCAGCCGCGGCTCCAGTATTAGCAGAAGCAGCCCCCGTTAAAGCAGAACCTGCTGGTCATAAAGTTCTTTCGCCAATGGTCGGTACTTTCTATCGCTCTCCAAGCCCTGAAGCAAAATCATTTGTTGAAGTGGGCCAATCTGTTTCTGCTGGCGATACGATTGGTATCGTAGAAGCAATGAAAATGATGAACCAAATCGAATCTGATAAATCTGGTGTTGTAACCGCAATTCTAATCGAAGACGGCGCAACAGTAGAATTCGATCAACCACTTGTTGTTATCGAATAATAGAGGCGATTCACTATGCTGGATAAATTAGTCATCGCGAACCGAGGTGAAATTGCACTTCGTATACTTCGCGCTTGTAAAGAAATAGGTATCAAAACAGTGGCGGTTCACTCCACCGCTGACCGAGACCTAAAACACGTATTGTTAGCCGATGAATCTATTTGCATCGGTCCTGCTCGTGGTATTGATAGCTACCTGAATATTCCTCGCATTATTTCAGCGGCGGAAGTGACCGGTGCGGTTGCTATTCACCCGGGTTACGGCTTCTTGTCTGAAAACGCAGATTTTGCAGAGCAAGTTGAACGTAGCGGCTTTATTTTTGTCGGCCCTAAAGCAGAAACTATCCGCATAATGGGTGACAAGGTATCAGCGATTAGCGCAATGAAGAAAGCAGGTGTGCCATGTGTACCTGGTTCTGACGGCCCTCTGGATGATGATGCAAGCCTTAACAAAGCCCACGCAAAGCGTATTGGCTATCCGGTAATTATCAAAGCCTCTGGTGGCG
This portion of the Vibrio sp. VB16 genome encodes:
- the aroQ gene encoding type II 3-dehydroquinate dehydratase, with protein sequence MTAKLRILLLNGPNLNLLGVREPGHYGSQTLDQIVDSLIIQANSAGVELQHLQSNREYELLEAVHAAHNNVDFIIINPAAFTHTSVALRDALLGVAIPFIEVHLSNVHAREPFRHHSYLSDKAIGVICGLGAQGYQFALTAAIEQLTSKS
- the accB gene encoding acetyl-CoA carboxylase biotin carboxyl carrier protein; translation: MDIRKIKKLIELVEESGICELEISEGEESVRISRNSPAQFAPMQYAAPATALAPAAAAPVLAEAAPVKAEPAGHKVLSPMVGTFYRSPSPEAKSFVEVGQSVSAGDTIGIVEAMKMMNQIESDKSGVVTAILIEDGATVEFDQPLVVIE